Below is a window of Virgibacillus sp. NKC19-3 DNA.
ATGCACAAATGTTCTTGGTTATTTTGTATAGAAATTTACGTTCTATACCATATCTAGTTTTTTATCTACATATTTGTGCACAGGCTGTGTATAAAATTCCCTGCTTGTCCAGAACAAAAGCGAAAAGCGCCTGGTTAAAAACGTAGAGACCCCCGCGTTGCAACTGAGATTAGATGAACGTGACTTGTCGCCAATGAATGGCGAAAGTCTACGTGAATCTTATGCTTGGAAAGCGAAAAGGAATCATGCCCCTGCATCAGGGGAGCCGTGCGTTGGCCGGCAAGGCCGTTCTTAGTCGGCCTTCCTTTGTCAAGTGAACCGATGATGACTTTCGCCACAGGCATAAGTGCGACTATGGCTCTGCCTGCGCCTGTCGGCTTGTCAGTCGCCAAGTCTTCTTTATCGTAGGGAGCTCTCGTGTTATCTCCTCGTTTTTGGCGCTTGTAGCTGGACGTAGTCATTAATCAATAATACGTTATGCCCAAGCAAATAATTTTATAATTTCCTGGGCAACAAAAAAGCTACCTCCTCTCCTGAGAAGATAGCTCATGCACCTTATTGGGAATCAAGCTCGATTGTAGCCTCCGCCTGTTCACCATCTCGGTAATACGTCACAACAACTTCATCACCGATTTCCTTTTCCTGATATAAGATTTTTCGTAAATCAATCATATTCATCACCGGTTCGCCGTCAAGCTGTGTGATAACATCCAGCTGTTGCATCCCTACCTCATCAGCTGGAGATAGTGGATCGACACTCCACACGTAGACACCGCCATCAATGTCTTGGGGAAGGTTTAACGTTTGATCCCATTCCGATTGTGGAACTTCATCAAGCGAATAAATTTCCACCCCTAAATAGGGCCTTGTTACTTCACCAGTTTCTTCTAGCTCTTGGATCGTTGGCATCGCACTGTCAATGGGTATGGCAAATCCAATCCCCTCCACAGCAGCCTGATTTATTTTCATGGAATTAATGCCAATAAGCTGTCCGGAAATATTAATCAATGCACCACCACTATTTCCCGGATTGATGGCAGCATCGGTTTGAATGACTTCCGCTTGCCAGTCAGGGCGTCCATCTTGGTTAAAGTCCTGTGGAATTGTTCGTTGCGTTCCACTGATAACTCCCTGTGTAACCGAACTGGAAAACATCATGCCTAACGGATTACCAATCGCAATTGCCGGTTCACCGACCTTTATATTTTCCGAAGTGCCAATGTCAATAACTCCTTCCACTTCTGAACCATCCATGCGCAAGACGGCTAAATCTGAAAACAAATCTCCGCCAAGTATTTCTGCATCCACACGTGTTTCGTCGGCTAAAACAACCTCAACCGTATCCGCACCTTCAACAACATGCTGATTGGTCACAACGAACGCAGTACCGTCGTCAACTTTATAAATAACACCGGACCCCGTACCTGCTTCATTACTTTCTTCCTGAGATCCCCAAAAGTCCTCCTGACGTTGAATATTAAGGACACCAACAACTGCTGGCGTTACTTCTTCCACAACATCCGTTATTTGTGTGGAAACATCAACATTTACATTGGTATTTACATTATTGCCATCACCATCATACGCATCATTGTTGTTTGTTTCCTCTTGCGCTGTCCATTGATCTGGTAAGAGATCCGAACCTGGTAGGGCAGGCAACGCTACCGTCACTAATAAAACGCCAATAATAATACCCAGCATACCAGGAACGAGCCAACCACGTCGCCTTTTGCGTTTGCGATGTGGGTTTGGCGGGTAATTCTGATTGTAGTATCCCATTTAACTATCCCCTTATCTTGATATATCGTATAATATGCTCCTTATTATAGTATTACCCTTCATCCCCCAGAAAAATTTACAACAATGGAATTTTACACGACATCATATAGCGCTGTCGGAACTTTCGGGTCTGTATCACATAAATCAAGCTTGATGCCACGCTCCTGCAACATATTATCAACAGACATACGCGCAAGATCCTTCATATTATTATCTTGGCTCAAATGTGCTAAATAAATACGCTTGGTTTCATTTCCGATAATATCCGCAAGGGCTAGTCCCGAATCCTCATTGGAGACATGGCCGGAATCACCTAAAATACGGCGTTTTACATTCCATGGATAACGTCCCATTCGAAGCATGCCGACATCATGATTTGCCTCAAAAATATAGGCATCGGCACCTTCTATCGTTTTTTTAATGCGTTCCGATACATAACCAAGATCTGTCACAAGTGCTATCTTTTTCCCGTTATGATGAAACGTAAAAAACATTGGCTCTGCTGCATCATGCGAGACACCAAATGATTCAACATCTATGTCGCCAAATGTCTTTATCTCCCCTGTACCGAAATGAAACTTTTGGTCCAAGGGGATTTTCCCTATCGATCCTTCCATAGCCTGCCACGTCTTTTCATTTGCGTAAATGGGCAGATTATACTTTCTGGCAACAACCCCTAGCCCTTTAATATGATCACTATGCTCATGGGTTACCAAAATACTTGTTAGCTTACTGGGATCTATTTGCACACCATCAAACAATTGATCCAATTGCTTTCCGCTCAGTCCTGCATCTACAAGGATTCTTTCCTTTTCCGATTCCATATAAAATGCATTTCCTGTACTACCCGATGCTAATACACTAAAACGAATTGTCATTTTCTCCTCCACTCCGACTATTCTCTTCTCGTGTTTCAAGTTCATTTAACACTGGATCCTTTACCTCGCTTTCATCATCCAATGTACGAACATTGGAGATAAAGGATTCAAGCGTGTCATTTAAAAACTCCGATTCTTCGCTATAGAAAATGGTTCCTTCAATCGCATTGACAAAGTAATTCCGCTCGCTCCCGTCATCGCTTCCTTCATTGACCACCACTTTATACGTAGGGGCAAATACTTGCTCGTCATTTTCTAAAGGAACCCTTGTATAAAAACCAATATTCACACGTGATATTTCTTCATCCGGATATAACTGATTTCTTGTATACAATGTTTCAATTGCCCTTATAGGCTCAATCAATGTCCGCTTATCCCCTTGAGGCTCAGCCTCTGCGAGCATTGTTTGCGTGTAGAATTGCATGTTATTATCTTCATCCAGAAAAACGAGAACGATTCCACTCTGATTTAGATAGACCGGGCGTTTATTCTTGACTTGAAAAAAGAATAAAACGTTGTTATCTGTATCCCATTTGCCTAGCTCATAATTATCGGAGTGTAAAATGAGCCCCTCCATCATAGCAGTTATTTCTTCTCTCGTTGCGTCATCCGGAATAGAGACAGGATCCTCAAACACAGAGAGAATGAAGTCATTATTAATTACCTCGGAAATTTGATTGTCAAAACTCTCTAATTGATCACGTTCTTGTTCGCTAAACGTCTTTTGCCCGGTTGAGATATAAGACTCCTTTGTAACGTCAACCTCAATATCGCCGGTTGTAATATTTTCTGATTCCAGCTGGTCCGTAATGGGGGACTCCGGATCCTCCAACACGCTTAAATCCGCTTGATCCTGCTTATTCATAAACTGGATTAATAAATAGGCATTCAAAATGAGGAAACAGATGATAAACAAGGTTTTTATTTTACTCCATTCCATCCTGAAAGCCTCCTTCACCTGGCGCTATATCTTCAATCGCATACCAGCCGTCGTTATATTTCATATACCACGTTGGTTCAAGCGAAACATAATCACGATTGACAGACATTCGATAGCCGGGTTCCAGGTCCTGGATATTTTCCAAATCATAATTGGAACTTAAGTCGTTTTGCAAAAAAGAAATAACGTCATTCCCTGATGGGAGTTCTTCCGAATGACTGTCCAACGTATCGCTTAAACGAAAAAGCGGACGCGTATATTTTGTTAGCTCTTGGTTTTGCCATTCCTGTTCAATCCTTGTCATACCAGCATTATTAAACACTGGATATCCAAGATAGTACATGCGATATTGCACATTACCAGCTGAATCTTGAAGATCCGCAAGTTTATAATCCTCTGTCCATCCATTATGTTCATTAATATTTAAAATGCTTCTTTCCAGTAACTCGACAGCAGTTCCCCATTCCGATTCACCGGATTGCGGATTGATATATTCCATACTGCCACCATATTGCCTAACAGTCATACCACGTTGAGCATCTGAGTAATACAATTCACCCGAGTTTGTCGTTGATGTATCTGATTGACTAACTAAAGATGGATTTGGAAATAATGCATTCACCATATTATTTGGTTGAATGCCGGTTATCGCCACCGCTGATTGTTGATCCATCGTGATAGCGTCCGCAGGAACATAGATCGGTGCATTTCCTTCATCAAATAAAACATATTCACTTAGTTCTTCCCGTGATGTAATGGTATTCCATAACTGACCGTAGTGATCAGATGCATTTATTACGGCACTTGCCTGCTGCCGGCCATCAATGGATACAAATTCAACGCTTAAGCTCGTTGTATCTTCATTAAATGAAAGATACATACGATCAAACGACCAACTTGGAAGTTCTTCTATCTCTTCATTAAATGTAAAAATACGATCTACGATTTCCATGGGAAGGTCGTCCGGAAATATCACCTCTATTTCATAGTTATGATCAATTCGCCCATTCGTTTCACTTGTTTCAAAATCAC
It encodes the following:
- a CDS encoding S1C family serine protease — translated: MGYYNQNYPPNPHRKRKRRRGWLVPGMLGIIIGVLLVTVALPALPGSDLLPDQWTAQEETNNNDAYDGDGNNVNTNVNVDVSTQITDVVEEVTPAVVGVLNIQRQEDFWGSQEESNEAGTGSGVIYKVDDGTAFVVTNQHVVEGADTVEVVLADETRVDAEILGGDLFSDLAVLRMDGSEVEGVIDIGTSENIKVGEPAIAIGNPLGMMFSSSVTQGVISGTQRTIPQDFNQDGRPDWQAEVIQTDAAINPGNSGGALINISGQLIGINSMKINQAAVEGIGFAIPIDSAMPTIQELEETGEVTRPYLGVEIYSLDEVPQSEWDQTLNLPQDIDGGVYVWSVDPLSPADEVGMQQLDVITQLDGEPVMNMIDLRKILYQEKEIGDEVVVTYYRDGEQAEATIELDSQ
- a CDS encoding MBL fold metallo-hydrolase, encoding MTIRFSVLASGSTGNAFYMESEKERILVDAGLSGKQLDQLFDGVQIDPSKLTSILVTHEHSDHIKGLGVVARKYNLPIYANEKTWQAMEGSIGKIPLDQKFHFGTGEIKTFGDIDVESFGVSHDAAEPMFFTFHHNGKKIALVTDLGYVSERIKKTIEGADAYIFEANHDVGMLRMGRYPWNVKRRILGDSGHVSNEDSGLALADIIGNETKRIYLAHLSQDNNMKDLARMSVDNMLQERGIKLDLCDTDPKVPTALYDVV
- a CDS encoding two-component system regulatory protein YycI translates to MEWSKIKTLFIICFLILNAYLLIQFMNKQDQADLSVLEDPESPITDQLESENITTGDIEVDVTKESYISTGQKTFSEQERDQLESFDNQISEVINNDFILSVFEDPVSIPDDATREEITAMMEGLILHSDNYELGKWDTDNNVLFFFQVKNKRPVYLNQSGIVLVFLDEDNNMQFYTQTMLAEAEPQGDKRTLIEPIRAIETLYTRNQLYPDEEISRVNIGFYTRVPLENDEQVFAPTYKVVVNEGSDDGSERNYFVNAIEGTIFYSEESEFLNDTLESFISNVRTLDDESEVKDPVLNELETREENSRSGGENDNSF
- a CDS encoding YycH family regulatory protein; amino-acid sequence: MKLETVKTFVLIILIGLSLLLTFGLWNYQPNYETQNLSSVINEVDIGGSGDETKSSIVEPNEIIFHADNQHFGYADPADHLSLYQDIQTWEMSDFETSETNGRIDHNYEIEVIFPDDLPMEIVDRIFTFNEEIEELPSWSFDRMYLSFNEDTTSLSVEFVSIDGRQQASAVINASDHYGQLWNTITSREELSEYVLFDEGNAPIYVPADAITMDQQSAVAITGIQPNNMVNALFPNPSLVSQSDTSTTNSGELYYSDAQRGMTVRQYGGSMEYINPQSGESEWGTAVELLERSILNINEHNGWTEDYKLADLQDSAGNVQYRMYYLGYPVFNNAGMTRIEQEWQNQELTKYTRPLFRLSDTLDSHSEELPSGNDVISFLQNDLSSNYDLENIQDLEPGYRMSVNRDYVSLEPTWYMKYNDGWYAIEDIAPGEGGFQDGME